DNA from Spirochaetota bacterium:
GACGAATACCTGAAAATGGTGGAGGATCCGAACCATCCGGGCGGCGTCGGCGGACAATTCAACCGGCTTCTCACGGATTATTTTTTCATCAACGAGAAGAATGAAAACCGGACCTTGGAGCAGTTCCTCGAAAAGATAGAGCCCCCCGAATTTCTCGGTTCCGCCAAAAGCATCTTTGACATGGATATTGAAAATCTCAGGGGTTACGTGCGGGGCCCGTCGACCGGGGAATCCCTCGCGGGAAAGATCATGCTTTCCCAGCAATACCTGAAATCGTTCTACCCCCATCACGCGCCGGCGTTCAACAAGCTCCCCGAGGATGTCCGCTTTGAGCTGATGGACGCCATCAAGGATAAAAACGAGACCATCATCACGGCCTTTGAGAAAATGATGAGCGACCGGGACGCGGACCGGAAGAGGAAGGTGCTGACCCTCATCGCCCTGATCATCAAGAACATACACTACCGGAGCGGTATTCCCCTGAACAAGCTGCCAAAGAACGTGGAAGAGATCATACGGGAGACCTTCCTGGACACGGATGAAATCTTCACCGCGAGCCAGAAACAGATGGCGGACCTCCTGGACAACACGAAGATCAAGCAGCTGGTGAAGACTTTTTTCATGGTCAAGCAGTTCAAGGACATCACCGGCATTGCCGAGATGTTCATTGCCGAGCTGGAGCGCTATCGGAAACGCACGATAGCGGCCCGGATATAAAGGGAGAGCATGGCCCATGACCGAGAAATTTGAAGGGTTCCCCAGGGAGTGCCTTGCCTTCTACCGCGGCCTTGGCAGGAACAACACGAAGCAGTGGTTCGAAGAGCACCGGCGCGACTATGACGACCATGTCCTGGCCCCGGCCCGGCGGTTCGTCGAGGCCATGGGCGACGCCTTTGCCCGGCGGTCCCCCGGGATACACGCCGACCCGCGCACGGATAAATCGATATTCAGGATCCACCGGGATATCCGTTTTTCCCGGGACAAGCGCCCCTTCAAGACGCACCTCGCCCTCTGGTTCTGGGAGGGCAACGGGCCGCGGATGGAGTGCTCCGGGTATTATTTCCACCTGGAGCCGGGTACGCTCATGCTGGGGGCGGGGATATACATGTTTCCAAAGCACATGCTGAAGGAGTACCGCGACTCGGCGGTGCACCGGAAATACGGACCGGAGCTGGACAGGGCGGTGAAGCGCGTATTGAACAAGGGCCCCTATGGCCTGGGCGGCTCCTTCTACAAGAAGGTGCCCCGGGGATACCCCGCGGACCATGGCAACGCGGAGTACCTCCTCTACAACGGCCTCTGGGCCGGAATGGAGGTGCCGGTGCCGAAGGAGGTCCATTCATCCGGCCTTGTCGCGTACTGCATGAGGCGGTACGCCGACATGGCGCCGCTCCATGAATGGCTCTATGCCTTGACAACGAGGGTTTCAGGATAGATGAACTTCATCGAAGAAAAAACGCCGAAGGGGTATCTCCTGAAGATCTTCTTCGACAAATGGCAGTATCTCGCCTTTGACAAGAAAGGCAAATCGATCTATGGGGACAAGGAATGCAGGAGCCTGCTCCACCAGGTCCCGGTCATCATTTTTGTCGGCGCCACCTTCGATATCAGGAGGGAATATGACCGGGGCTACATGTTGCTGAAGATCCGGAACGGGGAGATCGTGGTTCCCTACCGCGATCAGCGGGACCTGAAGACCAAGTTCTTTTTCCTTTCCACCGACAAGGAAATGGACGCGGTCCCGGCGCGCATGATGCACGTCTCCGACGTGGCGCAAATGGTCAGGGACATCGACGTGACCGTGCAGCCCGATTACGTGGTGGTGGACGACGCGGTCACGCCCAACGACGTCATCATAATAAAGAACCGGTACAAGGTTAACGAGATCGTATACGTGGAGCTGTCGAACAACGTGTTCCTGGCGGAACGGCTCCAGATACCGGATTCAGACCGCGTGATGAACATCAACATGATGTCGTCGAATCCGGTGTTCCTGGCGCGTATCCATCTCCGGACGATGGACCTGGCCAAGATCAACCAGCTCCTGCTCGACTTCGAGATAACGGCCCTCGATACGGAGTATATCCTCAGCTTCATCCAGGACCTTCTTGATAGAGAGGAAAGCGATACCACGGTGCAGAAGAACAAGGCCATGCTCCTTGACCTGCTCAATTCGTTCAAATTCTATCACAGCCTGCTCAAGAAGGACGAGGAGAGCATCACGAAGATGATAGAATCCACCACGGACATCAAGAAATTGACGCCCTTCAGGACACTGGTGTCGAAGGTGAAGGCCATGTATCCCGGCGCGGAGGAGCAGAAGCTCTACACCGTGTATGAGAATATCCTCTACGACAAGCTGGAAG
Protein-coding regions in this window:
- a CDS encoding DUF2461 domain-containing protein, whose translation is MTEKFEGFPRECLAFYRGLGRNNTKQWFEEHRRDYDDHVLAPARRFVEAMGDAFARRSPGIHADPRTDKSIFRIHRDIRFSRDKRPFKTHLALWFWEGNGPRMECSGYYFHLEPGTLMLGAGIYMFPKHMLKEYRDSAVHRKYGPELDRAVKRVLNKGPYGLGGSFYKKVPRGYPADHGNAEYLLYNGLWAGMEVPVPKEVHSSGLVAYCMRRYADMAPLHEWLYALTTRVSG